Proteins encoded in a region of the Zunongwangia endophytica genome:
- a CDS encoding tyrosine-type recombinase/integrase, producing MYSNQKTNQYLREITKAVKINKALSFHAARHTFATTVTLANGVPIETVSKLLGHTKLSTTQIYARVIDSKVSNDMDKLREKL from the coding sequence GTGTATTCCAACCAAAAAACAAATCAATACTTAAGAGAGATTACCAAAGCGGTCAAGATCAATAAAGCACTTAGTTTTCATGCAGCAAGGCATACCTTTGCAACGACAGTAACGCTAGCCAATGGTGTACCTATAGAAACAGTCTCCAAGCTTTTAGGACACACAAAATTATCTACGACCCAAATTTATGCACGGGTGATTGATTCTAAAGTTTCTAATGATATGGATAAGTTGAGGGAGAAATTATAA
- a CDS encoding phage integrase SAM-like domain-containing protein produces the protein MDYQFTLGFERFLRDLPSLSNNGVMKHMERFKKLMRLAEYVDWIEKNPAKRFKLRFQHVDMVYLSKAELQKIKEKKFKRSTLSINRDIFVFCCYTGLPYGDVLELKKKHIQIGIDGKKWIYTRRMKTNTLLRIPLLEEAE, from the coding sequence ATCGATTACCAATTCACGCTTGGTTTTGAGCGATTTCTGCGTGATTTACCATCCTTAAGTAACAATGGCGTCATGAAACATATGGAACGCTTTAAAAAGCTTATGCGCCTTGCTGAATATGTGGATTGGATTGAAAAGAACCCTGCTAAACGATTTAAGCTTCGATTTCAGCATGTTGATATGGTGTATTTATCGAAAGCAGAATTACAAAAGATCAAGGAAAAGAAGTTTAAACGCTCTACGCTTAGCATAAACCGTGATATTTTTGTTTTTTGCTGCTATACCGGATTGCCTTATGGTGATGTATTGGAACTAAAGAAAAAGCATATTCAAATCGGGATCGATGGTAAAAAATGGATTTATACAAGGCGAATGAAAACAAACACGTTGCTTAGAATCCCACTTCTGGAAGAAGCAGAATGA
- a CDS encoding PQQ-dependent sugar dehydrogenase, with amino-acid sequence MKKSLLTIGIVAMLFACAEDAKNKDKAENENSTDAPQQEQSKVPDPIPAETNENYTTQMVVDGIQIPWGMDFLPDGSMLISDKSGEIIHFKDGKKQKLSNVPEVYIRGQGGLLDIAVHPDYENNGWIYFTYASPEGEGEGGNTALGRAKIDGSKLSEVEVLYKAAPNTTKGQHFGSRITFDKNGYLYFSAGERGARDVNPQDITRDNGKVYRLNDDGSIPSDNPFVGQENAKEAIYSYGHRNPQGMLLNPETGEIWVHEHGPQGGDEINIVKAAANYGWPIVTYGENYDGTPITEERSKPEFEDPIFYWLPSIAPSGFEYVTSDKYPELKGNLLAGSLKFQYLELLVLDGKKITKREKLVENVGRLRDVVEGPDGNIYLGVEGKGILKLVKKSE; translated from the coding sequence ATGAAAAAATCACTATTAACCATAGGAATAGTTGCAATGTTGTTTGCGTGCGCCGAGGACGCAAAAAATAAAGATAAGGCAGAAAACGAAAATTCAACCGATGCCCCTCAGCAAGAACAATCAAAAGTTCCAGATCCAATACCGGCTGAAACTAACGAAAACTACACTACTCAGATGGTTGTAGATGGTATTCAAATTCCATGGGGAATGGATTTTCTACCAGACGGCAGTATGCTCATCTCCGATAAATCTGGCGAAATAATTCATTTTAAAGATGGAAAAAAACAAAAACTTTCTAATGTTCCTGAAGTTTATATAAGAGGACAAGGCGGACTTCTAGATATAGCAGTTCATCCAGATTATGAAAATAACGGATGGATTTACTTTACCTATGCTTCTCCTGAAGGAGAAGGTGAAGGAGGAAATACAGCACTGGGACGCGCAAAAATTGATGGCTCCAAACTTTCAGAGGTAGAAGTTTTATATAAAGCGGCTCCCAACACTACCAAAGGACAACATTTTGGATCTAGAATCACTTTCGACAAAAACGGTTATCTCTATTTTTCAGCAGGAGAACGTGGTGCTCGTGATGTTAATCCGCAGGATATTACCAGAGACAACGGTAAAGTATACCGACTTAATGATGACGGAAGCATTCCTAGTGATAATCCTTTTGTAGGCCAGGAAAATGCGAAAGAGGCTATTTATTCTTATGGTCATAGGAATCCGCAAGGAATGCTCTTAAATCCTGAAACTGGCGAAATCTGGGTGCATGAGCATGGACCTCAAGGTGGGGATGAGATTAATATTGTAAAAGCAGCAGCAAATTATGGATGGCCAATTGTCACTTATGGCGAGAATTACGATGGAACTCCAATCACCGAAGAACGCAGCAAACCAGAATTCGAAGATCCTATTTTCTATTGGTTGCCGTCTATCGCTCCAAGCGGATTTGAATATGTAACTTCTGATAAATACCCAGAGTTGAAAGGCAATCTACTAGCTGGTTCACTTAAATTTCAGTATTTAGAATTATTGGTTTTAGACGGAAAAAAAATTACTAAACGAGAAAAATTGGTCGAAAATGTAGGAAGATTAAGAGATGTTGTTGAAGGACCCGACGGAAATATCTATCTTGGCGTTGAAGGAAAAGGAATTTTGAAATTAGTAAAAAAATCAGAATAG
- a CDS encoding c-type cytochrome produces the protein MKKLLSIAIILGAMACKSDKKQDAKEEEEEPYTIPADNASAAKTPLDESIARGKKVYSQLCVTCHLPTGKGIPGTYPPLDGSNWLTEKRTESIRGVKYGMQGPITVNGKDYDNVMTPMGLNNQEVADALNYAMNSWSNNIDDMVTEEEVAAVEKAE, from the coding sequence ATGAAAAAGTTATTAAGTATTGCTATTATTTTGGGAGCGATGGCATGCAAATCAGATAAAAAGCAAGATGCTAAAGAAGAAGAGGAAGAACCTTACACTATTCCCGCAGATAATGCTTCCGCAGCAAAAACTCCGCTAGACGAAAGTATTGCCAGAGGCAAGAAAGTATATTCCCAACTCTGTGTAACGTGTCATCTGCCTACCGGTAAAGGAATTCCAGGTACTTATCCTCCACTTGATGGTTCTAATTGGTTAACTGAAAAACGTACTGAAAGTATTAGAGGCGTAAAATATGGTATGCAGGGACCAATCACTGTTAATGGTAAAGATTACGATAATGTAATGACACCAATGGGTCTAAACAATCAAGAAGTTGCAGATGCACTAAACTACGCAATGAACTCTTGGAGTAACAATATTGACGATATGGTAACCGAAGAAGAAGTTGCCGCAGTAGAAAAAGCAGAATAA
- the udk gene encoding uridine kinase produces the protein MLIIGITGGTGSGKTTVVNQIIEELKNEEVDVISQDSYYMDTTHLSFEERKKINFDHPKSIDFDLLVSHLKDLKAGKNIQQPVYSFRDHNRTGEFVEVHPRKVVIVEGILILAHPDIRDMFDIKIYVHADSDERLIRRLKRDIADRGRDLDEVLWRYQTTLKPMHNQFIEPTKEFADIIIPTNRYNTVAVDIVQTIIKDRLS, from the coding sequence ATGCTTATAATTGGGATTACCGGAGGTACAGGTAGTGGTAAAACTACCGTTGTAAATCAAATCATTGAAGAATTAAAAAATGAAGAAGTAGATGTGATATCTCAGGATTCCTATTACATGGATACTACACATCTTAGCTTCGAAGAACGAAAAAAGATCAATTTTGACCATCCAAAATCTATAGACTTCGATTTATTGGTCTCTCATCTTAAAGATTTAAAAGCAGGAAAAAATATTCAGCAACCTGTTTATTCCTTTAGAGACCATAATAGGACTGGCGAATTTGTTGAAGTTCATCCCCGTAAAGTTGTTATTGTAGAAGGAATTCTAATTCTTGCCCATCCTGATATTCGAGACATGTTCGACATCAAAATTTATGTTCATGCCGATAGTGACGAACGCCTAATTAGACGTTTAAAACGTGATATTGCAGATCGTGGTCGCGATCTAGACGAAGTGTTATGGCGTTACCAAACCACGCTTAAGCCTATGCACAACCAGTTTATAGAACCAACAAAAGAATTTGCAGATATCATTATTCCTACAAATCGCTACAACACAGTAGCTGTTGATATCGTTCAAACAATTATCAAAGATCGCTTGTCCTAA
- a CDS encoding FtsB family cell division protein: MKLKELRKKRWFKILSNKYILLGLIFAIWMFFLDSNSWFVHHELDQEVNELKENKEYYQKEISRDKAIIGTLGDSIELEKFARQKYYMKRPNEDIYIIEYDTID, encoded by the coding sequence ATGAAATTAAAAGAACTTCGCAAAAAAAGGTGGTTTAAAATACTTAGCAATAAGTATATCCTACTAGGACTCATTTTTGCCATTTGGATGTTCTTTTTAGATAGTAATTCCTGGTTTGTTCATCACGAATTAGATCAGGAAGTTAACGAGCTTAAAGAAAATAAGGAATATTATCAAAAGGAAATTTCACGGGACAAAGCTATTATTGGCACTTTGGGAGACTCGATCGAACTAGAGAAATTTGCCCGCCAAAAATATTACATGAAACGTCCAAACGAAGACATTTATATTATCGAATACGATACTATAGATTAA
- a CDS encoding methylmalonyl-CoA mutase subunit beta, whose amino-acid sequence MKQSLFQDFDEVSAKQWKQKIQFELEGSDYQSLIYHSLDGIDVKPFYHQDDKIKSLEINSKQDWSICDQIYVVSEEKSNHRALKLIQKGAESLWFIIASEETNFEKLFKNFNFEVTPIYLKFNFFSAENLQRLSTFFKNKKAKIYLQIDIIGNLARSGNWFHNLRTDHAILDKILQNSSNFNSVISVDTSLYQNAGATIPQQLAYALAHANEYLHHINEANFLSAEAKKKIKLQFLVASGSNYFFEIAKIRALRWLFASLANSYGFNKDIFILAQPSKRNKTLYDYNVNLLRTTTESMSAVLGGADAIFNMPYDAVYHKNNEFGNRIARNQLLIMKHEAHLNKVKNAAEGAYYIENLTEKFAEKALAIFKDIENGGGFLKQLKESIIQKKIKESAEKEQAKFDTKELILIGTNKYQNTEDKMQYEIQLYPFLKKNPRKTLIEPILERRLSEKLEQERLEKETTVNA is encoded by the coding sequence ATGAAGCAGTCATTATTTCAGGATTTTGATGAAGTTTCTGCAAAGCAATGGAAACAAAAAATTCAGTTTGAGCTAGAAGGTTCAGATTATCAAAGTTTGATATATCATTCTTTAGATGGCATCGATGTAAAGCCTTTTTACCATCAAGATGATAAAATTAAAAGCTTAGAAATAAATTCAAAGCAAGATTGGTCTATTTGTGACCAGATTTATGTAGTTTCTGAAGAAAAAAGCAATCATCGCGCCCTCAAATTAATACAAAAAGGTGCAGAAAGTTTATGGTTTATAATCGCTTCGGAAGAAACCAATTTTGAAAAACTATTCAAAAACTTCAATTTTGAAGTTACTCCTATTTACCTGAAATTCAACTTTTTTTCAGCAGAAAATCTACAACGTTTAAGTACATTTTTTAAGAATAAGAAAGCGAAAATTTATCTACAAATCGATATTATTGGAAATTTGGCGAGATCGGGAAACTGGTTTCATAACCTAAGAACTGATCATGCGATTTTAGATAAAATACTTCAGAATTCTTCAAATTTTAATTCTGTTATTTCAGTAGATACTTCACTTTATCAAAATGCTGGCGCTACAATTCCGCAACAATTGGCTTATGCCCTAGCCCATGCAAATGAATATCTACATCATATTAACGAAGCTAATTTTCTTTCCGCAGAAGCAAAGAAAAAAATAAAGCTTCAGTTTTTAGTCGCCAGTGGTTCGAATTACTTTTTCGAAATTGCTAAAATACGAGCCTTAAGATGGTTGTTTGCTAGTTTGGCGAATTCTTATGGTTTCAACAAAGACATTTTTATTCTGGCGCAGCCTTCAAAACGAAACAAAACACTTTACGATTACAATGTAAATCTATTGCGTACCACAACTGAAAGTATGAGTGCAGTTTTAGGTGGTGCAGATGCAATTTTTAATATGCCTTACGACGCTGTGTATCATAAAAATAATGAGTTTGGTAATCGAATTGCACGAAATCAGCTCTTAATTATGAAACACGAAGCACATCTAAACAAAGTAAAAAATGCTGCTGAAGGTGCATATTACATCGAAAATCTTACTGAAAAGTTTGCTGAAAAAGCTTTAGCCATTTTTAAAGATATTGAAAACGGAGGCGGATTTTTAAAACAACTGAAGGAAAGTATTATTCAGAAAAAAATAAAGGAATCTGCGGAAAAAGAGCAGGCGAAATTCGATACAAAAGAGCTCATTTTAATCGGCACCAATAAATATCAAAATACCGAAGATAAAATGCAATATGAGATCCAGCTTTATCCTTTTCTGAAAAAGAATCCGCGTAAAACCTTAATCGAACCTATTTTAGAACGTCGCTTAAGTGAGAAGTTAGAACAAGAACGATTGGAAAAAGAAACTACTGTAAATGCATAA
- the scpA gene encoding methylmalonyl-CoA mutase → MGRKDLANLQLIDKKLDSKSAVSSYETPEEINLKSIYSEKDIENFEHLNFVAGTSPYLRGPYSTMYVQRPWTIRQYAGFSTAEESNAFYRRNLEAGQKGLSVAFDLATHRGYDSDHERVVGDVGKAGVAIDSVEDMKTLFDQIPLDKMSVSMTMNGAVLPILAFYIVAAEEQGVAPNQLSGTIQNDILKEFMVRNTYIYPPTPSMKIIADIFEYSSKNMPKFNSISISGYHMQEAGATSDIELAYTLADGLEYIRKGLEAGMDIDSFAPRLSFFWAIGMNHFMEIAKMRAARMLWAKLVKQFNPKNPKSLSLRTHCQTSGWSLTEQDPFNNVARTSIEASAAAFGGTQSLHTNALDEAIALPTDFSARIARNTQLHLQQETYITKTVDPWAGSYYVESLTNDIAEKAWKLIEEVEDLGGMTKAIEAGIPKMRIEEAAARKQARIDNETDIIVGTNKYRLKKEDPLVTLEVDNQTVRNQQIARLEKLKAERDQAEVTKTLEDLTRSAKSGQGNLLTLAVEAARKRATLGEISDALEEAFGRYKAKIQSFSGVYSKEMKNNETFKKARELADKFAEQDGRRPRIMIAKMGQDGHDRGAKVVATAYADVGFDVDIGPLFQTPKEAAKQAVENDVHILGVSSLAAGHKTLVPQVLEELKKLDREDIMVIVGGVIPSQDYQYLFDAGAVAVFGPGTKISEAAIQLLEILTDDEEAN, encoded by the coding sequence ATGGGAAGAAAAGATCTAGCCAATTTACAGTTAATCGATAAAAAATTAGATTCCAAATCTGCAGTTTCTAGTTATGAAACTCCGGAAGAAATAAATCTAAAATCGATATATTCTGAAAAGGATATAGAAAACTTCGAACATCTAAATTTTGTTGCCGGAACATCGCCTTATTTACGTGGTCCTTACAGTACAATGTACGTGCAACGACCTTGGACAATTAGGCAATATGCTGGCTTTTCTACTGCTGAAGAGAGTAACGCTTTTTATCGCAGAAATTTAGAAGCAGGGCAAAAAGGACTTTCGGTAGCTTTCGATCTAGCCACGCATCGTGGTTACGATAGTGATCATGAACGTGTCGTTGGGGATGTGGGAAAAGCCGGAGTCGCTATTGATTCGGTTGAAGATATGAAAACGCTTTTCGATCAAATTCCACTCGATAAAATGTCAGTTTCTATGACGATGAATGGCGCCGTACTGCCAATTCTCGCATTCTATATCGTTGCGGCAGAAGAACAAGGAGTTGCTCCAAACCAGCTTTCAGGAACCATTCAAAATGATATTCTAAAAGAGTTTATGGTTAGAAATACATATATCTACCCTCCTACTCCTTCGATGAAGATCATTGCAGATATATTTGAATATTCGTCCAAGAATATGCCCAAATTCAACAGCATTAGTATTTCTGGATACCACATGCAAGAAGCGGGTGCGACTAGCGATATTGAACTTGCTTACACCCTTGCTGACGGACTAGAATATATTAGAAAAGGACTTGAAGCCGGGATGGATATCGATAGCTTTGCTCCTCGCCTATCCTTCTTTTGGGCTATTGGCATGAATCATTTTATGGAAATTGCCAAAATGCGTGCTGCCAGAATGCTTTGGGCTAAGTTGGTAAAACAATTTAATCCTAAAAATCCTAAAAGCTTATCATTAAGGACGCATTGCCAAACCAGTGGATGGAGTTTAACCGAGCAAGATCCTTTCAATAATGTAGCTCGAACTTCTATCGAAGCCTCGGCTGCGGCCTTCGGCGGAACGCAAAGTTTACACACCAATGCTTTAGATGAAGCCATTGCATTGCCTACAGATTTTTCAGCAAGAATCGCTAGAAACACACAATTACATCTTCAGCAGGAAACCTATATCACCAAAACAGTCGATCCCTGGGCCGGTAGTTATTACGTAGAAAGCTTAACAAATGATATTGCTGAAAAAGCCTGGAAACTTATTGAAGAAGTTGAGGATTTAGGTGGAATGACAAAAGCTATTGAAGCCGGAATTCCGAAAATGCGTATTGAAGAAGCTGCCGCCAGAAAACAAGCCCGAATTGATAATGAAACCGATATAATTGTTGGTACCAACAAATATCGTTTAAAGAAGGAAGATCCGTTAGTAACGCTTGAAGTTGATAATCAAACGGTACGAAATCAACAAATAGCGCGCTTAGAAAAACTTAAAGCTGAAAGAGACCAAGCTGAAGTTACAAAAACCCTTGAAGATCTTACAAGATCAGCTAAATCTGGACAAGGAAATTTATTAACATTAGCAGTTGAAGCGGCCAGAAAACGAGCCACATTAGGCGAAATAAGCGATGCTTTAGAAGAAGCTTTTGGAAGATATAAAGCCAAAATACAGTCGTTTAGTGGTGTTTATTCTAAAGAAATGAAAAACAACGAAACTTTTAAAAAAGCCAGAGAACTCGCTGATAAATTCGCTGAACAAGATGGGCGGCGCCCCAGAATTATGATTGCAAAAATGGGACAAGATGGTCACGATCGTGGCGCAAAAGTAGTGGCTACGGCTTATGCTGATGTAGGATTTGATGTTGATATTGGTCCGCTTTTCCAAACACCTAAAGAAGCTGCAAAGCAGGCTGTAGAAAACGATGTGCATATTTTAGGCGTTTCATCTTTAGCCGCAGGACATAAAACTTTAGTTCCGCAGGTTTTAGAAGAACTCAAAAAACTGGATCGTGAAGACATTATGGTTATCGTTGGTGGTGTAATCCCTTCTCAGGATTATCAATATTTATTTGATGCGGGTGCAGTTGCTGTTTTTGGCCCGGGAACTAAAATTAGTGAGGCTGCCATACAATTATTGGAAATTTTAACCGATGATGAGGAAGCCAATTAA
- a CDS encoding zinc-binding metallopeptidase family protein, with amino-acid sequence MKTFSCSACDNLVFFENETCEFCGNKLGYWSAEEVMLSVEEEFRFNSKKLQYCRNHKFEACNWLIDDSAEDSLCESCQLNDVIPNLDNPKRLLEWQKVEFAKHRLIYSLKRLGLPFSFNLENGEKLQLQFKFLAPDIEAKNGRKLLTGHLSGLITLNVDEADDAKREAMRMQMGEKMRTLLGHFRHEIGHFYWEAIVLNDAKILNEFREIFGDDQKDYGEALNKYYENGPKTNWKQFHITKYASAHAWEDWAETWAHYFHIMDTLETAYYYGLEIQHPVVSSTPEMSIRLDPYSQKDFDKIIDYYISLTLALNSLNRGMGLSDIYPFILSKIVIKKLKFIHNLIRNFKA; translated from the coding sequence ATGAAAACATTTTCTTGTTCTGCTTGCGATAACCTCGTTTTTTTCGAAAATGAAACCTGCGAATTTTGTGGTAATAAACTTGGCTATTGGTCTGCCGAGGAAGTTATGCTTTCAGTTGAAGAGGAATTTAGATTTAATTCTAAAAAACTTCAATATTGTAGAAATCACAAATTTGAAGCCTGTAACTGGCTAATCGACGATTCCGCAGAAGATTCTTTATGTGAATCTTGCCAGCTTAACGATGTTATACCTAATCTCGATAATCCAAAAAGATTACTGGAATGGCAAAAAGTAGAATTTGCGAAACATCGCCTAATCTACAGCTTAAAAAGATTAGGTCTACCCTTCTCTTTCAATCTTGAAAATGGTGAAAAATTACAACTTCAGTTTAAATTTTTAGCGCCAGATATAGAAGCTAAGAACGGAAGAAAACTGCTTACCGGTCACTTAAGCGGACTTATCACATTAAATGTAGATGAAGCCGATGACGCTAAGCGCGAAGCTATGCGTATGCAAATGGGCGAAAAAATGCGAACTCTTTTAGGTCATTTTAGACATGAGATTGGCCACTTTTATTGGGAAGCTATTGTCTTAAACGATGCTAAAATCCTTAATGAATTCCGTGAAATTTTTGGTGATGATCAAAAAGATTACGGCGAAGCACTAAATAAGTATTATGAAAATGGTCCTAAAACCAATTGGAAGCAATTTCATATCACCAAATATGCTTCGGCACATGCGTGGGAAGATTGGGCTGAAACCTGGGCTCATTATTTTCATATTATGGATACCTTAGAAACCGCCTATTATTACGGGTTAGAAATTCAGCATCCGGTAGTTTCCAGTACTCCAGAGATGAGTATTCGACTTGATCCATACTCACAAAAGGATTTTGATAAAATTATAGATTATTACATCTCTCTTACGCTCGCTTTAAATTCTCTAAATCGCGGAATGGGACTTTCAGATATATATCCTTTTATTTTGAGCAAAATTGTGATTAAAAAATTAAAGTTTATCCATAACCTCATCAGAAATTTTAAGGCATAG
- a CDS encoding LytR/AlgR family response regulator transcription factor, which produces MKTLIVEDEVASALMMEKILSDNFPELELSKAENLKLAAEKFKEIQPEILLLDVNLPDGNSIDFLKEIYTRNTHSFKVVFITAFSKYAVEAFQFSALDFILKPFTPNQLISSIQKVLQRCKEDTYKLKLETLLYNQQEPQKRKIVLKTQEDIFVVDITDIIRAEAHNNYTTIYRASAESILVSQSLKKIEDQLLVSDFIRVHQSHLVNTNFISKFQKKTNNLILTSEEKIPVSVAKRADLLEYFSKF; this is translated from the coding sequence ATGAAAACGCTTATAGTTGAAGATGAAGTTGCCTCTGCATTAATGATGGAAAAAATCTTAAGTGATAATTTTCCTGAATTAGAGCTTTCAAAAGCTGAAAATTTAAAATTAGCTGCTGAAAAGTTTAAGGAAATTCAACCTGAAATTTTGCTACTCGATGTAAATCTTCCAGATGGGAATTCTATAGACTTTCTAAAAGAAATCTATACTCGAAACACTCATTCTTTTAAAGTAGTTTTTATTACTGCTTTCTCTAAATATGCTGTAGAAGCTTTTCAGTTTAGTGCGTTAGATTTTATTTTAAAGCCTTTTACACCAAACCAATTAATCTCGAGTATTCAGAAGGTTTTGCAGCGTTGTAAAGAAGATACCTATAAACTAAAACTAGAAACCTTGTTGTATAATCAGCAAGAACCACAAAAACGTAAAATAGTTCTAAAAACACAAGAAGATATTTTTGTGGTCGATATTACCGATATTATTCGTGCTGAAGCACATAATAATTACACCACTATTTATCGTGCGTCGGCAGAGTCTATTTTAGTTTCGCAATCTTTAAAGAAAATCGAAGATCAATTATTGGTTTCGGATTTTATACGTGTGCACCAATCCCATTTAGTAAATACTAATTTCATCAGTAAATTTCAGAAGAAAACAAATAATCTGATTCTTACTTCCGAAGAAAAAATACCGGTATCTGTCGCAAAAAGAGCAGACTTACTTGAATATTTCAGCAAATTCTAA
- a CDS encoding tetratricopeptide repeat-containing sensor histidine kinase: MRLKSHSSISILSFFSGFIIFLCSLNIQAQSKATNKVDSLLRTGQFEKASELYKLEIESTDDSTALAAAYIGLAKSQLVRSKFDSALENYIHAEAFTNSQNKENLQDIYTGIGVVHSKLQNFKKAEFYLQKALQQATKPTIQTLKVYINLAGVYVETNNPEALATYQKSLALAQKLKRKDIQAVVYNNLSNYYIEHKNWDLARFNASKSLQIREQLQMPNSVITYNNYGYALVQLGQINKGIAAYKKVLPKASLQEKERLLLNLMNAYKEAGDYKESLVFSQQHDVVKDSIAANRYREKIASIQTAYETEKNQKKIALLETENKHKKREFQQLMIGGIILLALVLIIVFLYLKNQKVKQKLAKSKLKQQLLQVQLNPHFLFNALQQIQFYIFNNEKEYSMEYLANFSRLIRLVLETSNKEFIALSDEVEMLKNYLYLQQSAASNKFKYSFTINTEADSSELQIPVMLLQPFLENAVLHGVKDHNNGEIKVLFKEDVANQKIITEIIDNGKGIQQTKKINSQRLHTSMGSAILDERVLEYNKTHSRKITVQLEEVEKSNEYPGTRIIIEMPYRLA, translated from the coding sequence ATGCGTCTAAAATCACATAGTTCAATTTCGATTCTTTCTTTCTTTTCGGGTTTCATCATTTTTCTTTGCTCTTTAAATATCCAGGCGCAATCCAAAGCAACAAATAAGGTAGATAGTTTACTTAGAACAGGCCAGTTTGAAAAAGCCAGCGAACTCTATAAATTAGAAATTGAATCTACTGATGATAGCACGGCTTTAGCAGCCGCCTATATTGGTTTGGCGAAATCGCAATTAGTGCGATCTAAGTTTGATAGTGCTCTGGAAAATTATATACATGCAGAAGCCTTTACAAATAGCCAAAACAAAGAAAATTTACAGGATATTTATACGGGAATAGGCGTAGTTCATTCTAAACTTCAGAACTTTAAGAAAGCTGAATTTTACCTACAAAAAGCGCTTCAACAAGCTACAAAACCAACTATTCAAACTTTAAAAGTTTACATAAACTTAGCCGGAGTTTATGTAGAAACCAACAATCCTGAAGCTTTAGCTACGTATCAAAAAAGTTTAGCATTAGCCCAAAAATTAAAAAGGAAAGATATCCAGGCGGTGGTTTATAATAATTTGAGTAATTATTATATCGAACACAAAAATTGGGATCTAGCTCGGTTTAACGCGAGTAAGAGTTTACAAATTAGGGAGCAATTACAAATGCCAAATTCTGTAATTACTTATAATAATTATGGATATGCATTAGTGCAGTTGGGCCAAATAAATAAAGGAATAGCTGCGTACAAGAAAGTCTTACCAAAAGCTTCTCTGCAGGAAAAAGAACGTTTGCTTCTTAATTTAATGAATGCCTACAAAGAAGCTGGAGATTATAAAGAATCTTTAGTGTTTTCTCAGCAGCACGATGTAGTTAAAGATAGTATTGCTGCCAATAGATACCGCGAAAAAATAGCAAGCATACAAACGGCTTACGAAACCGAAAAAAATCAAAAGAAAATAGCGCTATTAGAAACTGAAAATAAACACAAAAAACGTGAATTTCAGCAATTAATGATCGGCGGAATTATTCTGTTAGCCTTAGTGCTTATCATTGTTTTTTTATACTTAAAAAATCAGAAGGTTAAGCAAAAATTAGCCAAATCGAAATTAAAGCAGCAGTTGCTACAGGTGCAGTTAAATCCGCATTTTTTGTTTAATGCACTGCAGCAAATTCAATTTTATATTTTCAATAACGAGAAAGAATATTCGATGGAATATTTAGCTAATTTTAGTCGATTAATTCGATTAGTCTTAGAAACTTCCAATAAAGAATTTATTGCACTATCCGATGAAGTAGAAATGCTGAAAAATTACCTGTATTTACAGCAAAGCGCAGCTTCTAATAAATTCAAGTATTCTTTTACAATAAATACAGAAGCCGATAGTTCTGAATTACAAATACCGGTGATGCTTTTACAACCATTTTTAGAAAATGCGGTGTTACATGGCGTAAAAGATCATAATAACGGAGAGATTAAAGTGCTATTTAAAGAAGATGTGGCAAACCAAAAAATTATTACTGAAATTATCGATAATGGAAAAGGAATTCAGCAAACCAAAAAAATAAATTCGCAACGATTACATACTTCTATGGGAAGTGCCATTTTAGATGAAAGAGTGTTAGAATATAATAAAACACATTCTCGAAAAATAACAGTACAATTAGAAGAAGTTGAAAAAAGTAATGAATATCCAGGAACCCGCATTATTATTGAAATGCCCTATCGACTTGCTTAA